One region of Gossypium raimondii isolate GPD5lz chromosome 6, ASM2569854v1, whole genome shotgun sequence genomic DNA includes:
- the LOC105773132 gene encoding calcium-dependent protein kinase 29, which yields MGLCQSLGFCLRRSHSHEIPISSSSESSPRPSHPFPKTTPQHFSPSSSKATSSSGIGTILLKPYVDVTTIYDLDKELGRGQFGITYLCTEKATGRKYACKSISRRKLSTDRDIEDVRREISIMQHLTGQQNIVEFKGAYEDRQNVHLVMELCSGGELFDRIIAKGSYSERQAASICRQVVNVVNACHFMGVMHRDLKPENFLLVSKDEISPIKATDFGLSVFIEEGRTYKDLVGSAYYVAPEVLNRKYGKEIDVWSAGVILYILLSGVPPFWGETEKEIFKAVLEGNLDLKSLPWPSISEGAKDLIRKMLAKDPKKRITAAQALEHPWLKEGGDASDKPIDSAVLSRLKQFRVMNKLKKLALKVIAESLSTEEEIKGLQQMFKNIDTDGSGTITLGELRDGLARLGSKLTETEIKQLMDAADVDNSGTIDYIEFITATMHRHRLEREENIVKAFQFFDKDNSGFITRDELRQAMTQYGMGDEATIDEVIEDVDTDKDGRINYEEFVAMMKRGTHDGDGNWQRQMNS from the exons ATGGGACTCTGCCAATCTCTGGGATTCTGCTTGAGAAGATCTCACTCTCATGAAATCCCAATCTCTTCCTCATCTGAGTCTTCTCCTCGTCCATCTCATCCATTCCCCAAAACCACCCCGCAACACTTTAGCCCTTCTTCTTCTAAAGCTACTTCATCATCCGGTATTGGAACCATTTTGCTCAAACCATATGTTGATGTCACCACCATTTATGATCTTGACAAAGAGTTGGGCAGAGGTCAGTTTGGCATCACTTATCTTTGCACCGAAAAGGCAACAGGACGAAAATATGCCTGCAAATCTATTTCAAGGCGTAAACTAAGCACTGACAGGGACATAGAGGATGTTAGACGAGAGATTTCGATAATGCAGCACCTAACAGGGCAACAAAATATTGTGGAATTCAAAGGTGCTTATGAAGATAGGCAGAATGTGCATTTGGTGATGGAACTGTGTTCAGGTGGCGAGCTTTTTGATCGGATAATAGCTAAAGGGAGTTATTCAGAACGTCAAGCGGCTTCTATTTGTCGACAGGTTGTGAATGTGGTGAATGCCTGTCATTTTATGGGGGTTATGCATAGGGACTTGAAACCTGAAAACTTCTTGCTGGTTAGCAAGGATGAGATTTCTCCAATAAAAGCCACAGATTTTGGACTCTCTGTCTTCATTGAGGAAG GCAGAACGTATAAGGACCTTGTTGGAAGTGCATACTATGTTGCACCAGAGGTGTTAAACCGGAAATATGGCAAGGAGATAGATGTGTGGAGTGCTGGTGTCATTTTATACATTCTTCTTAGTGGAGTGCCTCCATTTTGGGGTG AGACTGAGAAAGAAATCTTTAAAGCGGTTTTAGAAGGTAATCTTGACTTGAAAAGCTTGCCATGGCCATCTATATCTGAAGGTGCAAAGGACCTCATCAGAAAGATGCTAGCAAAGGATCCTAAGAAACGGATCACTGCTGCTCAAGCTCTAG AACATCCATGGCTGAAGGAGGGTGGTGATGCTTCTGACAAACCTATTGATAGTGCTGTCCTTAGCAGGTTGAAGCAGTTCAGAGTAATGAACAAGCTCAAAAAACTAGCGTTGAAG GTGATAGCAGAAAGCCTATCAACGGAAGAAGAGATCAAGGGCTTGCAACAGATGTTCAAAAACATCGACACTGACGGAAGTGGTACAATAACACTAGGAGAACTCAGGGATGGATTAGCTCGCTTGGGATCTAAGTTAACTGAAACTGAAATAAAGCAGCTTATGGATGCT GCTGATGTTGACAATAGTGGAACCATTGATTACATTGAATTCATAACTGCTACAATGCATCGACATAGGCTTGAGAGGGAAGAAAATATAGTCAAGGCTTTTCAGTTCTTTGACAAGGATAACAGTGG GTTTATTACAAGAGATGAACTAAGACAAGCTATGACGCAGTACGGAATGGGAGATGAGGCTACAATCGATGAAGTCATTGAGGATGTTGATACTGATAAG GATGGGAGGATCAACTACGAGGAATTTGTAGCCATGATGAAAAGGGGAACTCATGATGGGGATGGCAATTGGCAAAGACAGA